Within the Glycine max cultivar Williams 82 chromosome 12, Glycine_max_v4.0, whole genome shotgun sequence genome, the region ATGTGTTAATGGTTTTATTAGTTTCTAAGTTTCAAACTTTACGTTGTCTATAAGTAGCAGAGGAGCTATAGGTTTTTGATGAGGAATAAGTTTGCAATCTTCATTGACTAAGTTTCAAACTTTACATTGTCCATCCATTTGATCCAGCACAAGGCTTATGCGATATGACACTTGAGTAATCTTTTGAGTTGGGTGGTGGATATGGCTCATCGCGATTGGGAGGTGacattcaatctttttttttcttccgagAATGTATGGTAGCAGACTTGCTTTCCAAGTATCTTGTGTATGGAAGATCAATATTCAAATGATTACAAGCAATCGATTTATAAAGTCGACACCCCTTTTGATTTCTAAATTGATTGCTTATAATCATTTGAATATTGATCTTCCATAAAAAAGGTGGTTTTCCAGGTTCACTGACTGATGCACAGTTGGATGCAAACACTGAATATACTCACCTTAGGCAATAAATATCAGTTCCTTTATGATCATCTTACCATTATGACAGCATGGTTATAGGCTGACTAAATCACCTATACAAATATGTATGAGCTGCTTAAAGTACAGCAAGTTCACTCAATCCACACAGCTAATCTCTGTCTGTAAACACTTGGTATTTACAACTGTAACCTCATTAAGAAAGTATGTGACACTCAAACAAGAGTTAAAACAAAGGATAAAAACTGTTTTCTGGATATTTCAACAATCACATActctttttattatcaaaattcaaaGGGCTCTGGTCAATGGCCTGCAACTGACTCCTAAGACTCTGATTGTCTTCCAAGAGGCGATCATATTCCATAAGGAACCCCTCGGATTGCTTTTTAAGAGCCTCTACTTCAGTTTCCAAAGTCTTAGCTTGACTTCCTTTTGCCTCACATTCAGATTCTAGTTTCTTAATTTTAGACTTCAATGTGGTAATTTCTTCATTCAATGCTTTATGTTCCTCTGAATTTCCATTTTTACCATCTTCAAAACTTCGGCTTTGTTTCTTAATAGCTTCCATGGTCTTCCTGAGTGACCGAAGCTCTCTTATGTAATGGTGCAATCTATCAATCATCAGAGAGAGGAACAGCAGAAACCCTGCACACATTAGATGCAAAAGATCAAGTtcaaaaactaaataatatatctattaataggaaaaaaaaactacaataaGTAAAGAAATATCCAACTCACGACACTCATGACACAGAAAACAGTTAAACCATAACCAACAAAAATGAGAGGAAGAATCTAAAGATGGAGAATCTTTGAAACAGAAACcttgaagaagaaacaaaaaaatatgcaatgtaaaataagaaaacatatatTACAAAACAGAATTCTACCCTTTTAAGGCAAGAAATAGGACTTGACCAAAAACTATCAGCATGGTCCACACAAGGCAACTAGTATATTAGATCTAATAAATTGAACTCACTCAAAGACTAGATTCATAAAAGAATTCACTATGTTAGAAATagtttaaaaggaaaagaaaaaaaaatactaaagagGGATAGACccacttataagttataacaaaACAGGTATACCTGCCACCACTTTTTTCTAACACTATTATAGTGTGATGTTATTTATGCTTCAAAGTCTTCAATTTTACCCCCATAATAAATTCTTTCTCTTGAAAATAagctattaattattattttgccaaAATTTTTAGGTTCATCACTGTTAATCAAGTACTTATGCCAAGGTTGTATCTATCATACACTGAGAAGAGAAATAGATAGAAGTAGATCATAGAATTCAAGCCAAGTGGATGCATAGGAGAAAATGCTTCATGAATTATTTGTGCT harbors:
- the LOC100820199 gene encoding B-cell receptor-associated protein 31-like protein, with the protein product MLQLLYTAIFSEMLLILTLVFKTPLRKLVIVSLDSVKRGRGPVVVSTVGATLMVVLASSLYSMAKIQQRTLEAGIVNPTDQVLMSKHMLEASLMGFLLFLSLMIDRLHHYIRELRSLRKTMEAIKKQSRSFEDGKNGNSEEHKALNEEITTLKSKIKKLESECEAKGSQAKTLETEVEALKKQSEGFLMEYDRLLEDNQSLRSQLQAIDQSPLNFDNKKSM